The DNA region TAATAATCCGAGTTGCTTAATAATCCATCCACTTCTCTACAGATAGTTACAATATTAGTTCCAACTAATTTAGCTGCACCTATTTTTAGCACTTCAGGCCTCTCTGTTTCCGTTCTTAAGATTAATACCGGCTTACCTAATGCCGGAGCTTCTTCTTGAATTCCTCCTGAATCAGTTAAAATTATAGTTGATAAAGCCATTAAATTGGCCATTTCTCTATAATCCAATGGCTCCAGTAAAATAATGTTCTCTTTATCTTGAAGATATTTAGTAACAACTTTCCTGATAATTGGATTTTTATGAATAGGGAAAAGAATAACAGTATTTTTGTGTTTTCGTTGTATCTCGATTAAAGCCTGGCATACCTTTGCCAGAGGTTCTCCCCAATTCTCTCGCCTGTGAATTGTTATCAATATTATCTGCTTCTTCTGGTCTATTAACTTATTGATTCTGCTATCCATAAATTGAAACTTATCTTCTTGCATAAGAAGCAAGGCATCAATAACCGTATTGCCAGTAATAAAAATGTTTTCTCTCGCAATACCTTCCTTTTCCAATATTTTGGCTGTTAGGGGAGTTGGGGTAAAATGATAGTCTGCCAGAACTGTAGTTAAACGTCTATTTATCTCCTCTGGAAAAGGATAGTACTTTTTGAAAGTTCTCAATCCAGCTTCAATGTGTCCTACCTTTATCTTTTGATAAAAAGCTGCCAGGGCACCTGAAAAAGTAGTGGTTGTATCTCCCTGCACCAGTACTAAATCAGGTTGAGTTTTTTTAAAGACCCCCTCTAATTTAAGCAAAGATAAAGAATTTATTTGGGATAGTGATTGCCCATGTTCCATTATACCAAGGTCTATCTTTGACTGAATTTGAAAAAGATTTATCATTTGATCAAGCATTTCCCTATGTTGAGCAGTTAAAATTATGACTGGCTCTATCCAGTGGGAATACTTCTTTACTTCTTGAATAACAGGATACATTTTAATTGATTCTGGCCTGGTTCCAAAAATAAAGGCAATCTTAATTTTTTTATCTGCATTTCTCTGCATAACGAATTTCCTCTACCCCGGCTTCTCCTAATAATTTTCTAGCTAATTCATCTGGATAACTATTCAGGTAAATAACCTTAATAATACCAGCATTAATAATCATTTTACTACAGGTAATACATGGTTGTTCAGTACAATAAAGAATGCTATTCTGGATACTGATACCATGTAATGCGGCTTGAATAATAGCATTCTGTTCAGCATGTAATCCCCTGCATAATTCTTGGTTTTTTCCTGAAGGAATTCCCATTTTCACACGTAAACAACCCACTTCCCCACAATGGGCTAAAGCTCTTGGCACACCGTTATAGCCGGTGGTTAGGATACGTTTATCCTTTACAATGATTGCCCCTACCTTCCTTCTTAAACAGGTGGACCTGCTTGACACCAGTATGGCAATTTGCATAAAATATTCATCCCACGATGGTCTGGACATGATACCTCTCCAAAAATGTTAGGCACTCTAAATAAGCATACCCGTTATACAGTATATTTATTTTCGTAATGCGTAGTATCTAATTGCATCTTTAATACGGTAATTCGCAATGAATTACCAGTGATTAGTGTCTTTATTCAAAATTTTCCATTTTCGGTTTTTAGCTTTTAGTTAAAAATAGCAATATTTTATTTCTTTCTATATCTTAATTATTCATCACTCATCACATTATTTTATATATACGATATATACGATACAAATAGCAAATGAATTATTTCGTGCCAAATAGGCGATCTCCGGCATCTCCTAAACCAGGCACTATATAGGCATGTTCATTTAATCCTTCATCAACGGTAGCAGTATAAATTAAAACATCTTTATAGTTTTTTCTAATCATTTTGATACCCTCAGGAGCAGCAACCAAGCACATAAACTTTATAGTAGATTTGGTAAACCTTCTAATATATTCAATCGTTGCTACTGCGGTCCCCCCGGTAGCCAACATTGGATCAACGACAATAACATCCCTTTTATCAATATCTTCCGGTAATTTAGCATAATAACTAATCGGTTTAAGTGTTTTCGGATCACGATATATACCAACATGACCTACTTTTGCGGAAGGTATTAAGCGTAGAATTCCGCCAACCATTCCCAGTCCAGCCCGCAATATAGCTACAATTGCCATTTTTTTACCAGCAATGATTTTGCCGGTAGTTTTAGCAATGGGGGTTTCAATTTTGATATCCTTCAAGGTGATATCTCTAGTTACTTCATAAGCCATCAAATTAGACAATTCTTCCACAATTTCCCGAAAATCCTTTACATCTGTTTTCTTATTTCTGATCATGGTCAATTTATGCTGAATTAAGGGATGATCCAAGATTATTACTTCTTTCAAAATAGCTCCTCCTTATTTGATTTATGTTGCTTTTCTAACTTTCTATTTTCCCGATTATTGTTACGATAATATTTTATATCTGCTCATAAATATCTTCGACTTTTTGTAATCTAACAATATGACGACTTTCTTGGCTAAATTCAGTCATCAACCAAACTTTAACTATTTCTCTTGCCAAACCCTTCCCCATCACCCTTCCCCCCATTGTTAAAATATTAGCATTATTATGTTCTTTTGCCATTCGGGCAGAAAAGGTATCGTGGCATAAAGAAGCCCTGATTCCTTTGATTTTATTTGCAGCAATTGACATTCCGATGCCAGTACCACAGATAAGAATACCAAATTGATACTCATTATTTACAATGGCTTTACCAACTTTCAAAGCATAATCAGGATAGTTTACAGGCTTTGAATCATAGCATCCGAAGTCTTTATAGATACAGAGCTTCTCTTTTAAATAATTGATAATCTCGTTCTTTAGTTCATATCCACCATGATCACTGGCTATAGCAATTTTATTAATCTTATTCATCTTTGAACTCCTTTCTTAAATAAGAAAATAATAACATGATATCCTGTTTTAATCGTTTATAGATTTCGTCATAAAGGACTATTCCTCTACCATAGGGATCTTCTATCTCATCATTCTTCATACACTTTTTTTGATGACAAAAAAGTCTAAACAGATGCATCCTATTTTTTGCCCAGGGAAAATGCTCTTGCAGATAATTTAGTTGCTGGTGGGTCATAGCCAGAATAAGAGAAGATTTTTTGATGAGCTTACTGTCAACAATTTTGGCTTGATGAGTGGTAATGTCTATACCTTGTTTAGCTAAACTGAAAACAGCTTCTTTGCTTGGGGAAACTCCATTATTAGCTGCAATACCCGCTGATTCTGCTTGGTAGCCCAGTTCGGGATATAGATCTTCTTTTAACTTTTGAAACAGAACTTGAGCTATTACACTGCGACAGGTATTACCAGTGCAAACAAATAGAATATTTTTCTTTTCCAACTTTTTCCTCATTATTTTAGCTCTTAGCTGTTTTTAAATGCTATAATACCTCTATCATGCTGATAATAATCACTGAAGGCGATGATTTCTTTTTGAAAATTGGTATTATTTTTTATCATCCGGTAAACATCATATTTTTGTTGATGACCAATTTCTAAAGCCAAAAATCCACCGGGTTTTAAGAATGCAGGGGCATCAAATATTATCTTTTCATAGAAATTAAGACCTTTTTCTCCTCCCAGGAACGCTCCCGGTGGTTCAAAAAGACGAATTTCATCAGGCAAGCTATTCCACTCTGTTTGGCTCAGGTAAGGAGGATTGGAGATAATCCCATCAAAAGTATTCAAATAATTATTTTTCTGGCAAGGTTGAAAGAGATTTCCCTGATAGAGGTAAATATTTTTCTGACAATGAAATTTTTTAGCATTCATTGAAGCTAATTTAATAGCTTCTATAGAAATGTCAACAGCATGGAAATTCATATATTTATTCTTTTTTTGCAAATAATAGCAAATAGCAATAGGTATTGCTCCGCAACCAACACCTATATCCATTAAACAGAATTGTTTTTTCTCAGGTATCATCTCAATCAATTGTATAACTTTCTCCACCAGTATCTCTGTTTCTGCTCTTGGAATAAATACTCCTTCTGATACAGCCAATTCTAATCCCATAAAATTCTGAAAACCAGTAATATATTGAATAGGAATCCCCATTCTTCTTTCTCTAATCCACCGGTAATATCGTTTTATTTTTATTCGAGAAACTGGTAAATGTCTATTCAGAAATAAATAACTCTTTTCCCTGTCTAATAAATAACTCAGCAATAAAACAGATTCCTGCTCAGCTGTATTATTGCCACTTCTTTCTAATAATAGTTTACCTTTGCTGAGAAGATCTCCGATATATTGTTCATTTTTTTGCTCTAGGGAATTGTTTAAAAAAATAGCCGTCATTTAAGTTCTTTCCTCAAGTTTTCAAATGGAACTCTTCCACCTTGGGAATCCCCATATTAATATACAGTATAGATTATACCGTATAGTGTAATATGCTGTTATTCTGATATTTATTCAATATTTAATATTTTTTATATTGTTTGTAAAATAAGATTGAATTTTCTTTAAAAATTTATACTCTTTGAGGGATTTCAGGGAGTATCTCCCTTGATTACTTTATCTTTAAATCTAATTTTAAAATATATTTCTTTACTCAAAAAGAACACTTTTAGTATCGGAATTTTAAAAAATTCCGATACTAAAAGTGTTCAATAATTTCAAATAAGTTACCGTCCAATATATCCTCTAAATTATAGAAATTTACATTAATACGATGATCGGTAACACGATTTTGCGGAAAATTATAAGTTCTAATGCGTTCACTCCGATCTCCAGTGCCCACCTGTTTTCTCCTCTGCTGTTCGATTTCCTTGTTATGTTCCCCCTGTATACGATCCAATAAGCGTGCTCTCAATATCTTCAGTGCTTTGGCTTTATTTTTATGCTGAGATTTTTCATCCTGACAGGTAACCACAATCCCGGTGGGAAGATGGGTAATTCTTACTGCAGAATCGGTAGTATTAACGCTCTGTCCTCCGGGACCGGTTGAACGAAAACGATCAATCTTCAACTCATTATAATTAATTTCCATTTCAATTTCTTCAGCCTCCGGTAAGATAGCTACAGTAATCGTAGAGGTATGAATTCGGCCTCCCGATTCAGTAACAGGGATTCTCTGTACTCTATGTACCCCACTTTCTTGTTTTAAGGAACCAAAGACATTTTTACCAGAAATACCAAAGATAATTTCCTTAAAACCGCCAATTTCAGTGGGATTAGAATTCATCACTTCTACCTTCCAGTGGTTTCTTTCTGCAAAACGGGAATACATCCGAAACAAATCACTTACAAAAAGTGCTGCTTCCTCTCCCCCAGCACCAGCCCTGATCTCCACAATGATATTTTTCTTATTTCTGGGATCTTCCGGATTTAATAATTCCTGTATAGAATCTTTTATCTTATCCTTCTTTTGATTGAGCAATTCTAATTCTTCATTAATCATTTCTTTTAATTCAGGATCTTGCTCATTTGTTCTAAACTGCTCATTTTCCAGGATTTCCTGCTCAATTTTTTTGTATTCAATATAAAGCTGGGCAATCCTGGCAATTTCACTATGTCTTTTAGCCAATTTTTGAAATTGTTCCTGATTAGCAATTATTTCCGGTTGGGATAATTGTTGATTTAAAGACTGATATTCCTTTTCAATGTCATCTAATACCTTAAACATATATTCTCACTACTTTCCAAATTCAATAAAGATTTTACACCTACTCATATTAAAATTAGAAATTATTATAATATCTTTCTTAGTTATTGCCTGATTGTTCTCTGCTCCAGGGCTTACCACAGGTCATTTCTCCTTCAGGACATGGACCTATCAGGCAAGATGGTCCGGAATCTTGAAAAATATGAGGAGCAATTTCTTTTACCAGCTTCAACATAGAAATTGCCAGCTCTCTTATTTCCCATTGTGCCCTATTACAGCATCTCAATCTAAAAAAATGTATTAATTCACGAGCATTAGCAGTAAAAA from Atribacterota bacterium includes:
- the wecB gene encoding UDP-N-acetylglucosamine 2-epimerase (non-hydrolyzing); amino-acid sequence: MQRNADKKIKIAFIFGTRPESIKMYPVIQEVKKYSHWIEPVIILTAQHREMLDQMINLFQIQSKIDLGIMEHGQSLSQINSLSLLKLEGVFKKTQPDLVLVQGDTTTTFSGALAAFYQKIKVGHIEAGLRTFKKYYPFPEEINRRLTTVLADYHFTPTPLTAKILEKEGIARENIFITGNTVIDALLLMQEDKFQFMDSRINKLIDQKKQIILITIHRRENWGEPLAKVCQALIEIQRKHKNTVILFPIHKNPIIRKVVTKYLQDKENIILLEPLDYREMANLMALSTIILTDSGGIQEEAPALGKPVLILRTETERPEVLKIGAAKLVGTNIVTICREVDGLLSNSDYYHKMVVKKSPYGDGLAAKRIIQYLLYQYHFLKHLPKEFPPNANLLDIRNY
- a CDS encoding cytidine/deoxycytidylate deaminase family protein, which codes for MSRPSWDEYFMQIAILVSSRSTCLRRKVGAIIVKDKRILTTGYNGVPRALAHCGEVGCLRVKMGIPSGKNQELCRGLHAEQNAIIQAALHGISIQNSILYCTEQPCITCSKMIINAGIIKVIYLNSYPDELARKLLGEAGVEEIRYAEKCR
- the upp gene encoding uracil phosphoribosyltransferase, which codes for MKEVIILDHPLIQHKLTMIRNKKTDVKDFREIVEELSNLMAYEVTRDITLKDIKIETPIAKTTGKIIAGKKMAIVAILRAGLGMVGGILRLIPSAKVGHVGIYRDPKTLKPISYYAKLPEDIDKRDVIVVDPMLATGGTAVATIEYIRRFTKSTIKFMCLVAAPEGIKMIRKNYKDVLIYTATVDEGLNEHAYIVPGLGDAGDRLFGTK
- the rpiB gene encoding ribose 5-phosphate isomerase B; translation: MNKINKIAIASDHGGYELKNEIINYLKEKLCIYKDFGCYDSKPVNYPDYALKVGKAIVNNEYQFGILICGTGIGMSIAANKIKGIRASLCHDTFSARMAKEHNNANILTMGGRVMGKGLAREIVKVWLMTEFSQESRHIVRLQKVEDIYEQI
- the prmC gene encoding peptide chain release factor N(5)-glutamine methyltransferase, whose protein sequence is MTAIFLNNSLEQKNEQYIGDLLSKGKLLLERSGNNTAEQESVLLLSYLLDREKSYLFLNRHLPVSRIKIKRYYRWIRERRMGIPIQYITGFQNFMGLELAVSEGVFIPRAETEILVEKVIQLIEMIPEKKQFCLMDIGVGCGAIPIAICYYLQKKNKYMNFHAVDISIEAIKLASMNAKKFHCQKNIYLYQGNLFQPCQKNNYLNTFDGIISNPPYLSQTEWNSLPDEIRLFEPPGAFLGGEKGLNFYEKIIFDAPAFLKPGGFLALEIGHQQKYDVYRMIKNNTNFQKEIIAFSDYYQHDRGIIAFKNS
- the prfA gene encoding peptide chain release factor 1 encodes the protein MFKVLDDIEKEYQSLNQQLSQPEIIANQEQFQKLAKRHSEIARIAQLYIEYKKIEQEILENEQFRTNEQDPELKEMINEELELLNQKKDKIKDSIQELLNPEDPRNKKNIIVEIRAGAGGEEAALFVSDLFRMYSRFAERNHWKVEVMNSNPTEIGGFKEIIFGISGKNVFGSLKQESGVHRVQRIPVTESGGRIHTSTITVAILPEAEEIEMEINYNELKIDRFRSTGPGGQSVNTTDSAVRITHLPTGIVVTCQDEKSQHKNKAKALKILRARLLDRIQGEHNKEIEQQRRKQVGTGDRSERIRTYNFPQNRVTDHRINVNFYNLEDILDGNLFEIIEHF